In Deltaproteobacteria bacterium, a single window of DNA contains:
- a CDS encoding 50S ribosomal protein L28, with translation MARVCEICGKKPQVGHNVSHANNKTKRRWNPNLQRVRALQNGRVRYLRVCTRCLRSGLVTKPA, from the coding sequence ATGGCTCGAGTCTGCGAAATCTGTGGCAAAAAGCCGCAGGTGGGACATAATGTTAGTCATGCTAATAATAAGACCAAGCGGCGCTGGAACCCCAACTTGCAGCGGGTGCGCGCCCTGCAGAATGGTCGGGTACGTTATCTTCGGGTCTGTACCCGCTGTCTGCGTTCCGGATTGGTAACCAAACCGGCCTGA
- a CDS encoding sulfur reduction protein DsrE, with product MKVGVIISSGDPEVLYNGIRFANFCLEQDDEVTLFLNAKAVEYYKYDSPQYKLEDLVKTFVLSDGVMLA from the coding sequence ATGAAAGTGGGCGTGATTATTTCGAGCGGTGATCCCGAAGTCCTTTATAATGGCATCCGATTTGCCAATTTTTGCCTGGAACAAGATGATGAGGTCACCTTGTTTCTTAATGCCAAGGCGGTGGAATATTACAAATATGATTCCCCCCAATATAAGCTGGAGGACCTGGTCAAAACCTTTGTGTTGAGTGATGGGGTAATGTTGGCCTGA